A genomic stretch from Falco cherrug isolate bFalChe1 chromosome 3, bFalChe1.pri, whole genome shotgun sequence includes:
- the LOC102059059 gene encoding arylacetamide deacetylase-like 4, translating into MESFHALALTAGILVAFVLLVLIATYRNSFKVEIPPDVDQPAKLRLYHFMYILIGILAKNLESLGITEEHTLLRLIADGLPASRDSKLFIKDLHFDEVPVRIYLPRVPSANKRRGVLVFHGGCGIFGSIRSHERICRHIARKSDSVVVSVGYRLSPDHKYPAQTLDCLAATVYFLKTAENYGVDPDRIIICGDSAGGTFTASVCQELANRRDIPKIRAQVLIYPLLQALNFNLPSHQKNAFIAFLSQERAVYFVLKYLNKDCSMKEAILAGSHVPESIHLKYRKWINPDLIPEVFRLDYKPPLPTSFLPQVHEETKELFETRFSPLLAEDAVVCCLPDTCIITCEHDVLRDDGLLYKKRLEDNNIKVTWHHIQEGFHCALGFFGYGIFSFPSSSKIVNHTVNFIKGY; encoded by the exons ATGGAATCATTTCATGCTCTGGCTTTAACAGCGGGAATTCTAGTTGCTTTCGTATTACTGGTTTTAATTGCAACTTACCGTAATTCCTTCAAGGTAGAGATTCCTCCTGATGTTGACCAGCCAGCAAAGCTTCGCTTATATCACTTCATGTATATTCTGATAGGAATTCTG GCAAAGAACTTAGAAAGTCTGGGTATCACTGAGGAGCACACACTTCTAAGGTTGATTGCTGATGGACTGCCGGCAAGCAGGGATTCAAAGCTCTTCATAAAGGATCTGCATTTTGATGAGGTGCCAGTGAGGATTTACCTGCCAAGGGTACCATCTGCAAACAAACGGAGAGGCGTCCTCGTCTTCCATGGAGGATGTGGGATATTTGGAAGCATCA GAAGTCATGAAAGAATATGCCGGCACATAGCCAGAAAATCTGATTCAGTGGTTGTGTCTGTTGG GTATCGTTTATCTCCTGACCATAAGTATCCAGCCCAAACTCTGGACTGTCTCGCTGCTACTGTATACTTTTTGAAGACCGCAGAAAACTATGGGGTGGATCCTGATCGGATTATCATTTGTGGGGATAGTGCAGGGGGCACTTTTACTGCTAGTGTTTGCCAAGAACTGGCAAATAGAAGAGATATCCCAAAGATACGTGCCCAGGTACTGATCTATCCACTTCTCCAAGCACTGAACTTTAATCTGCCATCTCaccagaaaaatgcttttattgccTTCTTGTCCCAGGAACGTGCAGTCTATTTCGTTCTGAAGTACCTGAACAAGGATTGCTCTATGAAGGAAGCTATTTTGGCCGGCTCTCATGTTCCTGAGagtatacatttaaaatacaggaaatggATAAATCCAGATCTTATCCCAGAGGTATTTAGACTAGACTATAAGCCACCATTACCCACTTCATTTTTACCTCAAGTtcatgaagaaacaaaagaactgTTTGAGACAAGATTTTCCCCACTGTTAGCAGAAGATGCTGTTGTTTGCTGCCTACCTGATACTTGTATAATTACCTGTGAGCATGATGTGCTCAGAGATGATGGGTTGTTGTACAAGAAGCGTTTAGAGGACAACAATATAAAAGTGACCTGGCACCACATACAAGAAGGCTTCCACTGTGCACTGGGATTTTTTGGTTatggtattttctcttttccatcaTCAAGTAAAATTGTGAATCACACTGTAAACTTTATAAAAGGttattaa